In the Actinomycetota bacterium genome, one interval contains:
- a CDS encoding saccharopine dehydrogenase NADP-binding domain-containing protein encodes MAQVGLLGASGYTGRLVAHALDRRRVNLIAAARDAGRVQRAVGHLPAVTEVRAVDVTDRDSLGELLAGVDVVVSTVGPFVDLGPPALDAAIRAGVDYVDSTGEQPFLRWAFDERATAAARAGITAVPACGFDYVPGDLLADVAATQVETARDVHVAYLVRGSGGWASRGTRRTGVRALAAPGYAYVDGLELEEPGQVRRLAWFPRPIGPHHVAGFPGGEPVLVPRHVPYAREVRSYVAIPGVVADLAPLGKRLLGWAPARALLDRLLAAGPEGPSPARRRQTRWACAAEVVGANGDVARAWAHGRDVYGFTAEAIATVVARLVAGDAHAHGVVAPAEAFEAADLLDELAAVAGIRWSVLPPAPLAGP; translated from the coding sequence GTGGCGCAGGTCGGTCTACTCGGCGCCAGCGGCTACACGGGTCGCTTGGTGGCCCACGCGCTCGACCGCCGCCGGGTGAACCTGATCGCTGCGGCGCGTGACGCGGGTCGCGTGCAGCGAGCTGTTGGCCACCTACCAGCCGTGACCGAGGTCCGCGCCGTGGACGTCACCGATCGAGACAGCCTCGGCGAGCTGCTCGCAGGGGTCGACGTGGTCGTCAGCACCGTCGGACCGTTCGTCGACCTGGGACCGCCGGCGCTGGACGCCGCGATCCGCGCTGGTGTGGACTACGTCGATAGCACCGGAGAGCAGCCGTTCCTGCGGTGGGCGTTCGACGAGCGTGCCACGGCGGCTGCTCGCGCCGGCATCACCGCCGTGCCCGCGTGCGGGTTCGACTACGTGCCCGGTGATCTCCTGGCCGACGTCGCAGCGACCCAGGTCGAGACGGCCCGCGACGTACACGTCGCCTACCTCGTACGCGGCTCCGGTGGGTGGGCGTCACGCGGAACTCGACGCACCGGGGTCCGCGCGCTCGCCGCCCCCGGGTACGCCTACGTCGACGGCCTTGAGTTGGAAGAACCGGGGCAGGTCCGGCGCCTGGCCTGGTTCCCGCGTCCGATCGGTCCCCACCACGTGGCCGGTTTCCCTGGCGGCGAACCCGTCCTCGTCCCGAGGCATGTCCCGTACGCACGGGAGGTCAGGTCGTACGTGGCCATCCCCGGTGTGGTCGCCGACCTGGCGCCCCTGGGCAAGCGGCTGTTGGGGTGGGCGCCTGCTCGGGCGCTGCTCGACCGTCTGTTGGCGGCCGGTCCGGAAGGTCCTTCCCCTGCTCGGCGGCGACAGACGCGCTGGGCGTGTGCGGCCGAGGTGGTGGGCGCCAACGGAGATGTCGCGCGGGCGTGGGCGCACGGGCGCGACGTCTACGGCTTCACGGCGGAGGCGATCGCCACGGTCGTCGCACGGCTGGTGGCCGGTGACGCGCACGCACACGGGGTGGTCGCTCCGGCCGAGGCGTTCGAAGCCGCTGACCTGCTCGACGAGCTGGCGGCCGTCGCCGGGATCCGCTGGTCGGTCCTCCCTCCCGCACCGCTGGCCGGTCCGTGA
- a CDS encoding HIT family protein, translating into MSRECAFCRIVAGEADAHTVLDQPHVVAFLDRRPLFPGHVLVVPRQHRRTLVDLPSARLGDLFGAVQRLAAAVPAAVDAAGTFVAINNRVSQSVPHLHVHVVPRTPKDGLRGFFWPRHAYDSDEHAAQVAAAIRDTLDRQADTAS; encoded by the coding sequence GTGAGCCGCGAGTGCGCGTTCTGTCGCATCGTCGCCGGTGAGGCCGACGCCCACACGGTGCTGGATCAACCGCACGTGGTGGCGTTCCTCGACCGACGTCCGCTGTTCCCCGGCCACGTCCTCGTGGTTCCCCGCCAGCATCGCCGCACGCTGGTGGACCTCCCGTCGGCCCGGCTCGGTGACCTCTTCGGGGCGGTGCAGAGGCTGGCCGCCGCGGTGCCCGCCGCGGTCGACGCCGCCGGCACGTTCGTGGCGATCAACAACCGGGTCAGTCAGAGCGTGCCGCACCTGCACGTCCACGTCGTGCCACGCACACCCAAGGACGGGCTGCGCGGGTTCTTCTGGCCGCGCCACGCGTACGACTCTGACGAGCACGCGGCGCAGGTGGCCGCCGCGATCCGAGACACGCTGGACCGTCAGGCCGACACCGCGTCGTAG